The bacterium region GGATATGGACGTTGCCCATCTCGCCGCGCATCGCTTCGACCGCAGCGGCATCGGCTGCCTTCTCGTCACCCTTGCCGCGCCAGGTGGCGGCGGCGAGCGCCGCCGCTTCGGTG contains the following coding sequences:
- a CDS encoding fructose-bisphosphatase class II, whose protein sequence is MKLSKSDTDRQAAIDRSLTLELVRVTEAAALAAATWRGKGDEKAADAAAVEAMRGEMGNVHI